The Streptomyces noursei ATCC 11455 sequence GACCGTGACGATGTCGTCGGTCGTGGCCGATGCCGGGCCTGCGGCCAGCATCAGGGACGGTACTGCCAGGGCTGCAACCACCATGCCCCTGACGATGGGGTTCCGCACCTTCCGGAAAGTCATGACTTGCCTCTCTGTCTCAGCCGGATTGGCACGTATCCGCGGTGAACCGGCGCCACTGCTCGGCTGCCGCCCAGGCAGCCCGATGGCAGAGCGCGCGTCTCAGGCATTGCGCACCGCGAAGACGTCAGGAAGGACGGTAGAAAGGCTCGATGGAATCGTCGTGAAAGACCGGGGGAGGGGAGGGCGGTAGATGAGAGAGTGGGGGCTGCTGATGGTCGAACTAGCGGAATTCTGCGGGTTGTTGGTCAGCTTGCTGGCGTTCCAGTGGGCTCCGTCGGCTGCGGCGCTTCCCCGGACGCTGGTGGGTGCGCACCGGACGTCGGCCACACACGCCGACGGGGAGTCGAAGGCGAGAAGGCGCCGGGCCTCTCTTCCCTTCGACTCCCCGTGGGGAGCGAGGCGCTCGTCAGGTGCTACTTGGCGCGAATCGTGAACGGCAGGTTCTGGTAGGAGAACGACGTGTTGCCGGCACCCACCGACACACCTGCCTCCACGTTGACCAGGGGAGCGCCTCCCACGACGGCCAGACGCATCCGGTACACGGCGGTGGCGCCGGGTGCCAGCTGCTTCTTTGCGGTCGGGATCAGCTCGGCGCCCATGCCCGGGTCGCAGCCGCCGGGCACCAACGACACACGCTGCCACCCCTGGCCGGGCACGTACTGCTGCAGCACCAGGTCCTTGGGGGCCAGGGCGCGGCCGTCGCTCTGACCGTAGGCGAAGTACTCGGCGTTGAGCGCCGGGTAGGCCCGCTTGGTGGTGTTCTTGACCGTGAGCTCGAACTCCTTCGCCGCGCCGCCGCGCACCAGGCTGGCGCCGTGCGGCCAGCCCGTGACCGCGGTGGTGGGCCGGTCGACGACGGTGTTACGCGTCGGGGCGCGGTAGGTATGGCCGTGGCCGTCGTTGACCGAGGCGGTCACGGCCAGACGGCCGGGACGGTCGATGGCCTGGACCCGGAGAGCCACCGTGGCGGGGCGGTCGGGGCTCGCGGTCACCGAGAGGGGGAACGAGAACGCCCCCTTGTCCGGCTGTTCGCTGCCGGTGGGTTGGACGTCCAGATCGACCCAGCGGTGGCTCTTCTCGTCATAACGCTGCATCAGGAGCGAAGCCGCGATGAAGCCTTGCGTGGTGACGTCCAGACGGACCGTGCCCTTGGAGACCGGGGTGCGCAGGGTGAGGTTCGAGGACGCCCAGAGGCCGATCGGCGCCTCCGGAGCGAGGCTGTAGGCGAGCTGCTGGGCCGCAGTTCCCGTGACGGCCGGGGCCGGGGTGTCGGTGAGGCCCGTGCCTGGGGCTGTTTCCGCCCTCGATGCGGCGTTCAGCCGCGTTGCCGCAGTCATGGGCGCCGTTGCAGCGGCACCGCAGCTCGGTGCGGACCGTGCCCCCGCAGCCGCCGCCGCGGTGGTCGCCTGTCCAGGAGCCGCCGCCCCGATCAGCAGGGCCAGTCCGCCGACCACCGCCGCCGTGGGGCCGGCGGTCGCCTTCCGCACTCTCACGGACCGTTGCGCCTTACGTGTCATATTGCCCCCACTTCGTGCCGGACGCACCGGTGTGCATCTCTACGGGTGAGGATGTCGATGCTGCAGCACAGGGTTCCCGCAAGTTAATGAAATGGCGGATTCTGATAGGGAAGTTGCGTCTTCGAGCTGACTTGCGATCCTCGACGTTCATGCAGCGTCGAGGCATTATCGACGATGGGACCAGACGCAACCACCTGCTGTCGCGGCGGCCATCCATCGTCGCCGCTCTCTGCCGTCGGTCACGTTGCGTTTCGAGGCTGGTCACCCTTGATCGATCGATCGATCGATCGATCGGGTTCGGGCCGGATGCGGGCGGCTTCGACGGGCCTTGGCCGATCCGTCGACCGACGTGCTTCTCGGAGATGCGCATCGGTGGCGAACCGGCGGGGGCCGGCAATGGGACGTCTCCCTTTCGCTACGCCGTGCCGGAGAGCAGCTTCTGAAGCTGCCGTCAGGGGGGACGGTGGGGCCGTCGGGGGTGACGGTGGTGGCCGCTGTGCGGATGCGTACGCGCACGCCCGTCACGTGAGTGGGGCTCCCGGTCACGCCGGTCACGCGTATACCGTCGCGGATGCGGATACGGTCGAGCGCCGTCAGCCGGTGCCTGAGGTGCGTTTCCAGCAGGGGGCGGCTGAAGGTCCGCAGCGGGATTCCGGTGGGGACGCGCGGCGACCAGCAGTCGGGGAAGCGAAAGGCGACGATCTGCCCGAAGTCCCCTCCAGGGGCGCCCGCCGCGGCCAACTGGCCGTCCAGGCCAGGAAACAGACGCTCCATCACTTCCGCCCCGCGCGCGGTCAGTCCGTGTACGTGGTGACCTTGCGCTACGCCGGGACGCTGGACGGGCGTCGTCGGGAGCAGGTCCTGTTCGAGAACCTCCACCTCGGCGAACGAATCGGCCAGCACGCGTGCGGTGAGCAGGCCGGCGATGCCTGCTCCGACCACCAGGGCCCGTCGTCGTGGCCGGTACGGTCGGAGCGTCATGAGCCGGACCATGGTCAGTGCTCCTTGAGGAGATCGGTGACGAGGGCCGACTCGCCCGGGGGAACCAGCCGCGAGTACCGTGCGCAGGTCCGACTCCAGTGCAGGTAGCCGCTCATGGCGGTGCGCATCGCATCGGCCATCCGGCTCGCGACCTCGGCGTCCTGCCCCGCCCCGGGGGCGGTCAGTCGGCGCTCCAGGGTGCGGAATTCCTCACACCAGGACGTGATCATCCGTTGGATCTCCCGGATGCTGGTGCGCCGGTCGCAGCCCTGTTCGTGCTCGATGACGAGCACCAGGTTGTGGAGATCGCCGCGCGACTCCTCCTTCTCCAGGGAGTGCACGTCGTTGAGGGTGTCCACGACGTCCGCGGTGATGTCCAGCATCCGGCGCAGCACGGGATGGGCGTAGAGATGGTGGGGGAGTTCGAAGCCGTATGCCTTCTGACTGAGGTCCAACATGGCGTAGACGAAGCCCGACCTGCGGCGCAGGGCGAAGTGCTCGGCCCGTGTCGGGACGCGGCGGTGCGCACGGTTGTCGGCCTCCTGCGTGTAGGCGCCGATGTACCACCGCCAGTGCTGCCCGGTGCGTTCCAGCCAATCTGGTGTGGCGCCGTGCGCCAGGCGGCGCCACACCTCCGCGAACGCCGTGACCAGCGGACCGGCGTGCGGCGGGGAGGAGCCATGGGAGGCAATGACAGCGGTGAAGTCGCGGCAGACGACGTCGACTTGGTCGGGTTGATCGGCCAGGGGACTGTCGATGTGATCGTCCAGGAAGGTGGCCACCACGACCGCGTCCACCGTCAGGTCCAGCTGGTCCCGGCTCGCCCCGGGGCACCAGGTGGCCATCAGCCCGGCGATGTCCCAGCGGAGGAAGCGCTGCTCGTCAACGGGGTGGGTCACCAGGTTCTGGCGGCGGCACCAGGCAAGGCTGCGGTGCCGTGCCGCTTCGACGTCGGGGCTGACGCGCGGCGAAAACGGGAGGACGAACACGGTGTCCTGCGGCATGGTGTTGCTTCTTCCGGACGGGGAGCACCCGAGCGAGGCGGTCGGGAGTGCGCTGTCGGCCGACGGCAGTGCAGGGGCCCCGCGGGCTTGGGGTGAGCAGATGGGGCTGGCCCGCCGACTGAGAGGGGCGGGCGGTGCGCTTCCACGGGGTCCGGTGCCTGGTAGCGGCGGAAGGCGATTGCGTCGCGACAGCGTGACTGCATGGAAGGCGCGCCCTTGGGAAAGCCCGACGAGGCCAGTGATGGTGTATGGACCACTCAACTTGCCGTGTCCCGGTGCGACAAGCCCGTTCGGGGGGCGTACGACCGCCCGGTGAGGCAAACGGCGCAGGCGTCGGCGCGCACACCGGGCAACGTCGGCGCCGGCGCAACGGACTGGGCGGTGGTGTGCCGTCCGGGGTCGGTCACGCGAGCCGGGCGCAGTCGAGGTCCTACCCCTGCCTTTCCCGAGCGACGGCGGCCACCCGGGCCGGCGACGCCGCCATGTCTGTGTCGACTTGCCCGTCGACGAACGACGCGACGGCGCGGCTGCGAGGGCGGCGGCGGGGTGGCGTCCGTCGCCCGCGATGGGGTGACGAACCGGCCCTCCTGCCTGGCATGCTTAGCGGCTAGGCCCCACGGCCGACCGACCTTGAACACACCGATGACGAGAGGGGCCCATGGCCGAAAGAGCGAGCCATGCCGACGCCGGTGTGCAGCCGGCGCACACCAACGTCAAGGTGTTGGTGACCGACCTGGACGGCACCCTGCTGGGAGGCGACGAGGACGGCCGGCGGCGATTACGCCGGGCGTTGGAGCGTCACCCGGAGATCACGGTCGTCTTCGCGACCGGCCGCGGCCTGTCGTCCGTCCAGGCCCTGCTCCACCGCGATCAGCTCGTTCCGCCGCCCCGGTGGATCATCGCGGACGTCGGGGCGAGCGTCGTCGACGCCACCGACATGAGCCACGTCGACGTCCTGGAAGCCCAGCTCCGTGCGGCCTGGCCGGGCCACGATCGGGTGCGAGCGGCCCTCGCCCGCCGGTTCCCGCAGCTCGCCTACCAAGACGGCGTGGCTCAGGAAGGCCGCTGCTCGTACTACCTGCCCCCGCGACACCTCACCGAACATCTCACGGCAGCCGTCGAGGACTTGGGCTGCTCGTGGACATACTCCGACGGTCGCTACTTCGACGTCCTTCCGCCCCAGGCAGGCAAGGGGCCGGCAGTCCGCCAGCTGGCCCGCAAACTCCAGTGGCCCACCACCCGGATCCTCGTGGCCGGCGACTCCCTCAACGACCTCTCGATGTTCGGCCTCGGCACCCACGGAGTAATCGTCGGCAACGCCGAGCCGGGGCTGTCCGCCCGAGTACCCACGACCGACCGCGTGTACCGGCCGGAACTCCATGGTGCCGCCGCGATTCTCTCCGCCCTGGAACGCCTCGGGTGGGTACGGGACTCCGCACCGGTGGTCATCGGGTATCACCGCCCGCCGCTGCACTGGACCCGCGGCGAGTGGCACCGGCCCATGAGTCCCAATGGAATCCTCCCGACCCTGACCTCCGCCCTCGCCGACGGCAGCCCACACGCCTCCGCCGCGATCTGGGCGGCCGCCCTCGTCCAGGACGATCGGGCAGGTGTCCCAGGCGGCGTCCCAGCCGGCGAATCGGCCGGCGAATCCGCCCGTGTCCCCACAGGCGACCCGTCTGGTATGCCTACCGGTGCACCCGAACCGCCCACGCACCTTCCCATGGCGTTCCTGCCGGTGCCGGCCCGACGGTGGGCGGGCTACTTCCACGGCGCGTGCAAGGAAACGCTGTGGCCCGCGCTGATGTCCCAACCGCACCTCATCCGCCACACGGCGTCCCAGTGGGCCGACTACGAGGCGTTCAACGAGGACTTCGCCCGCCACCTCAGTACGCACGCGGAACGCGGAGGGACGGTCTGGCTGCACGACTACAACCTCTGGCTGGTCCCGGGCATCCTCCGGTCCCAACGGCCCGACCTGCACATCGGCCTGTTCCACCACACGCCCTTCCCCCACCCGGACATCTTCCGGCGGCTCCCCGTCGCCGAACAGCTGCGCTCCTCCCTCGCCCAACTGGACTGGGCCGGCTTCCACACCGCCTCTTCCGCCCGTCACTTCGAGGACCTCCTCGCCGACGCCAGCCACCCGCCGCGCACCGGCGTCCATCCCCTGGGAATCGACCGCCAGGCCGTCGCCACCCTGGCCCGCTCCCGCCCGTTCCGCCCCGCCTGCGACGACGGCACCCTGCTGGTCCTGTCCGTCGAACGCCTCGACTACGCCAAGGCCCCGGTGCAGAAGGTCCGCGCCATCGCCACGCTCCTCGAAGCGCGCCCCGAACTGCGCGGCCGACTCCGTTTCCGCCTGATCTGCCCGCCGCCCGAGCCGGGCATCCACGCCTACGACACCACCCGCGCCGAGCTCGAAGACGCCATCGGCACGCTCAACGCCCGCTTCGCGGCGCGCGGTTGGTCCCCGATCGACTACCACCCCTGTTCCCTGCCGTTTCCGGAGGTCGTCGACCACTACCTGGCGGCCGACGTGTTCTGGGTGACCTCGCTCGCCGACGGTATGAACCTCACCGCGCAGGAGTACATCGTCGCCAAGGCCGCCACCGGACGTTCGGGTGCACTCATCCTGTCCCGAGAGGCCGGCGCCGCCGAACACTTCGGCGCCGCCGCCCTGCTCACCGACCCGCACAGCCCACAGGACCTGGTCGACGCCCTGAGCCAGGCGCTGGACATGACTCCCGCCCAGCGTGAGGCACACACCGCGGGCCTCGCTGCCCTGCTCACCACGCCGTCGCCCGCTGCCTGGGCCCGCAGCATCATCGCAGGCATCCAACGAGCACGCGGGCCCCACCAGGAAGCATCCGGATAGCGGTCCGGCTTCCGGCGCGCCAGGCACGGCATGGGCGGCTGGAGATGGGGAAGGGTGGGGTGTTCGGAAGCGCCGACATCCCACCGCTTTCCGGTGGTTCACAGTCGACGGGTGCCGGGGCGGCCGGCGATGTTTCACGAGGTCCGTGCCGCGGGACGTCGGCGCTCAACCGGAGACGAGGCCGCGGGTGAGGAAGGGGATATCCGGTGTGCCTGCCAGGGCCATGGCACGGGCCAGCTCCGCGGTGAGCTCGGTGAGCTCGGTGAGCAGCCGTTGCACCCCGGCGGCTCCACCGACGGTCAGCGCCCAGAGCGTCGGCCGTCCGACGAAAACCGCCGTGGCGCCCAGAGCGCGGGCGGTGAGTGCGTGCCGCCCCGTGCGGACACCGCCGTCGACATGGATCTCGGCGTCCGTGCCCGCCAGGGCGTCGGCCACCGGTCGCAGCGCCCGGGCCGTCGCGATCGCGCCGTCCAACTGCCGGCCGCCGTGGTTGGACACCCACACCGCCGACGCGCCGGCGGCCACGCACTCACGGGCGTCGTCCGCGCGCAGCACCCCCTTGACCACCACCGGAAGACCGAGGGTGCTGCGCAGCCAGTCGATGGTTGCCGGAGTCAGGTCGGCCGCCTTCTCCAACCGCGCGGCCTCTACGCCTTGTCGGTCGACGTTGGCCAGGAGATGTTCCGGGGGAACGGTCTCCCACACGCTCGGGCCGGTGTTGTGTTTCTGCCCGACGACGGGGGTGTCCGCGGTCAGAACGACGGCTGTGGCCCCGGCCTGCCGCGCACGGTCCAGCAGTTCCACGGTCAGCTGCCTGTCGCGCAGCACATACGCCTGCACTCACCATGGGCCGGAGTCCGCCAGGGACGTGAACGGCACCCCCGCGTTGCTGGAGACGCACACCAGCGATCCCGCGGCGGCGGCACCGCGCAGCATGGCGACCTCGCCCTCCTCGTGTGCCGAAAGCTGCAACGTGGTAGGGGCGACCAGCACCGGTGTGTCGACCTCGGATCCCAGCACCGAGGTCCGGGTGGAGACCATGCTGACGTCCCGCAGCACATGGGGCAGCAGACGCAGTGCGTCCCAGTGCGCCTCGGCTTCCGCGGCCGACAGACCGGCTCCGGCGCCCTGACGGAAGTAGGTCAGGACCGGAGCAGGCGGACGCTGCTCGGCCTCGTGCGCCAACGTGTCCATCCACCGCATTCCGATGCCTCTCCGCGAGGGTCGATGTGGCCGCAGCGGCCAGTCGGTCCGAGCAGCCGTCATCCTGGACGTCCAGTCCATATCGATGCTCATGTCCACGTCCACCTACACGCCCACACTCACGTCCACGTTGACGTTGGCTCGGGCCGGCACGCCGTGGCGTCGAGCTGTGCTGTGCACCGCGTGGCCGTGCTACCGCGTGGCCGTGGCCTCGCAGTGCTGCCTGATGAGCTCGTAGGAACGGAGACGGTGGCGGAGGTCGTAGACGGGTGTGGTCAGCATCAGTTCGTCTGCTCCGGTCTCACCGGCCAGCTGGGCCAGTCGGCCCACGACGCTCTCGGGCGTCCCGATGGCCTGCTGGGCGCGGAAGCCGGCCAGGGCCTGTCGCTCGTCTTCCGTGAAGGGGTGGGCGGCCGCCTCCTCGGGCGTGGGGAAGGGGATCTCGCTCATGCCCTTGAGGAGCCCTGCCTTGACGACGCTCATCGGCCCGATGTGCCACGCCGCCTCCTCCTCCGTCTCGGCGCACGCCGTCTCCACGCACAGCAGCACTCGGGGCTGTTCGCACCAGCGGGACGGGGTGAAACCGGCACGGTACCGCTCCAGCACTGCCTGGGTGTTCTGCGGCCTGATGTGGTGTGCGACGGCGATCGGCAGGCCGAGTTCCGCGGCGAGGGCCGCGCCCGCGGTGCTGGAGGCCAGCAGCCAGGGTTCCGGCATCGGGCCGAGGGCGACTTCGTCGACCAGGAAGGACAGGATCGCGGCCACGTCGTCGTGGTACTCCGCATCCGTCGTCGGGCCGGCTCCGCGGCGCAGCGCCCGTGCCGTGGCATCGTCGAACGTGCCGGGGCCGCGGCCCACTCCCAGGTCGATGCGGTCCGGGTGCAGGGCGGCCAGTGTGCCGAACTGTTCCGCGAGGGTGAGGGGTGCGTGGTTGGGCGCCAGTACTCCGCCCGATCCGAGCCGGATGGTCGAGGTCGATGCGGCGGCGTGCGCGATCAAGACGACGGGCGGGAACGCGCCGATGGCGGGGGAGTGGTGGTGCTCGGCGTACCAGATCCGGTGGTAGTCCAGTCGGTCCAGTCCCTGTGCGAAGGCGGTGGTGTCGCGCAGGGTGTCCATGGCTCGGGTGCCGGACTGGACCATTGCGACTTCCAGCGCTGAAAGCGGTACATCGATCATGTCGCCAGCATAGGGAACGGCTGTTCGGTGCGGGGTTGGAGGCGCATGCCGCGCACCGCGGAGGTCGGTTTGTGGGGCGTGGCACTGCGACGAGGGCGAGGTTCTCGATGGTGACGGTCCCAATGTCGGTGCTATGGCGGACCGTTGGGGCTCCGGGGCGGTCTCTTGCGCTCAACGGACACCTGGCGACCGTCGACATCGCCGCCCCTTCGATGCCCGCGGACGGATGGGCGTGGTCGGCCCGGCGCGCCGTTCGACGCCGCGACCGACGCTTCCCGGCCGGTGGGGAACGCGTCGCGGAGCACGCGGTAGCGCACGCCGTCCCGCCACTGCCGTGCCGGAAGGCGATGCCGTGCGGTTCCCCTGTTGCCGGACGAGTGCGCCGGCTCGGCCGGTGCCGGGGCGGGCGTGACAGTCCCGCCCCGGCACCGCGCAGTCACGTGGGTGTCAGCCCTCCACGCCGTAGTACTGCGCGAGGAACCCGGTCACCTCCTCCGCGTGCGGCAGCAGCTCGGGCAGGTGCGCGGACAGGGCGGTGCACACGGCCTCGGCGAGTTCGTCGCGACCGGTGGCCGCGGCCTTGACGTACGGGTCGAGACGGCGGATGAGTTCGTAGTTGCTCTCCACGTCGAGCTCCCGCATGGTGCGCTCCAGCGGCGGGGCGCCGGCGGGCGGTACGGGCGGCAGGAGCCGGCTGACGAAGGTGACGCGGTGCATCACCCGCCAGCACGGCGGCTTGCGGTCCGACTGACGGGCCTGGCCCTCGTACCGGGCGGTGCCGGCTTCGTCGCCGTCGATGACGAACCGGATGTCCTGCCACTCCTGGACGTCGACCGACTCCACCAGCTCGATGTTCTGCCTGACGGGCTTGCCGTCGGGGCCGGCCGCGGTGATCTCCTTGCTGCCCTTGCGTTCCTGCATCGACCGCCCGCTATTGCGGACGACGGCGAGCCGGGCGAAGGCCAGCAGGGCGCCGGAGGTGCTCAAGGAGCTGGGCGTCGAGCGCCTCCACCCGCTTGCCCGCGTCGCGGATGTCGGGGTGCCCGAGGTCGTGCAGACGGACCCGCTCGAAGGCGACCAGGCCCTCGCCGGACTCGGTGACCGTGGCCGAGTCGTACTGGACGACGCGATCGTCCAGCCGATCGGGCGCGCAGACGGTCTTCTCGCTGTTCCGGTTGACCAGGGTGCTGTAGCCGTCGCCGCGGTCGTAGATGCCGAAGAGGCTGTTCCGGGCGCCGGACTCCCGTTGGTAGATGATGAGTTCACCGTCGTTGTCCCGGCTCGCGCCGGAGACGTTCATGTCCTTGCCGGTGTGGAGGTTGAGCACGTTGTAGAGCATGGAGCCGTTCCAGCTGGAGCCGGGCGGCATCTGGAGGGTCCACAGCGCCGACTTCGCGTCCTGGTCGGCGGTCCGGATCGGCGGTGGGTAGCTGCCCTGTCCTTGTCCGTCGCCCCGCACCGCGAGGTACTGCGGCTTGCCGTCCCGAGCGTTCTTGAAACGCAGCCGGAACGCCCAGCCGCCGAGGTCCTGCGACCGCTCGTGGTACGCCTCGCGCAGCCGCTCCGGCTCCGGCACGTCGGCGGTCTGCCGGGCGAGGCCGGCGACCTCGCCCTCCTTGGCCGCGATGTCCTGGACCAACTGCATTATCCGGCCGTCCAGTTCGCTGATGGTCTCGACGTCGGCGCTGCCGTCCGGCGCGGCGAGCACCGGCAGTTCGAGCTCGTCGGGGATCTGCGCGCGCCGTCCGTCGCGCCCCACGCCGAAGTCGACCGTGGCGAGATACGCCTCGTCGGTCGCCGTGCCGGTCCGGGGGTCGGGTGCGGACGCGGCCCCAGATCCGGACCTCGTCCAACTCCGCCCGGGCGCTGCCGAACCACAGGGCCTTGCCCGGCAGCAGCGGGCCGGCGCCGGCGTAGGCGCCGTCCGCGGTACGGGTGCCGACCTCGGTACCGTCGCGGTAGACGGTCTGGCGGCGCGTGGCGTGCTCGAAGACGCAGGCCCAGTGGTGCCAGGCGGTGTCGTCGCCCCGTACGTCGGTGTCGAAGTCGTCGTTGGAGAAGGAGAAGGTGAACCGGCTGTCGGCCCGGAAGCCCATGTGCAGGGAGTTGCGTGGAGTGCCCGTGGCGTCGCCGTGCCCCACGAGATACTCCTCGCGGTCGGTCTCGGTGCGCCGCGCCCAGAACTCGACCGTGAAGTCACGGCCGGCGAGCCCGGGCCCCTCGGCGACGCGCACATGGGCGTCGCCCTCGCCGAACGCCAGCGCGGTCTCCGCATGGCCTTCGGTGCTCACGACGGGTATCAGGGGCATCCCGGTGAACGGGCAGGTGCCGGGGGCCGGTTCATAGACCGCGTCCTGGTGGGCCGGGTCCGGACTGGTCCATGCCTGGGTGCCCTGGAGGTTGAACAAGCCGTCGTGGCCCTGTTCGATGTTGAAGGAGTCGATGCGGCCCGTGGCGTCGTTGTGCGCGAAGACCTGCCAGCGTTGGCGCCCGTGGACGGCGGTGGGCACCAGCAGGGCGGTGAAGTGCCCACCGGTCAGGTGGCGGACGAAGGACAGTTCCTGTGTGGGCTCGTGGAAGGGGCGGCCTTCCATGTCGGTCGTGCCCAGGCTGTCCTTGGCCGAGTCCGGCCGGGTCCTGTGCCGGCTGCGACGGTAGCGGGCCTCCAGGACGGGCTTGGGCTCCCCGCCGACGAGCAGGAACCGGTCGCACAGGGAGGGTGTCCGCGACCAGCGGCACCTTGGCGCCCGCGCGGTCGGTGACGTAGTCGTCGCGCTCCGGATCGCCGGAGGATCCGCCGCCGGCCAGCTTGTGGACCGCGTCGAGGTGGTCCGCGCCGATGGACTGGCGCAGCACGACGAGGTGCGTACCGTCCGAGAGGGCGTGGAAGGGTGCGGCGGCCGTGAGCCTCGCCGTGGTGGATGACCGGGTCCACTTCCTCCTCGTTCAGCCGCTCGCCCGCGGCCGCCTCCGAACGCCGGCCGTTCTTCACCACGGGTAACGAGGTGGCCCCGGCGACGGCGAACCCGGTGTCCGTGATCTCGGAAGGGAAGCGCAGCGGCAGCGGGTTCTCCGACCAGTAGGCGGCATCCAGTTCGCCCCTTGGCCTCATCATGGTGCGCAAGATCGAGAACCGTGTAGACCAGGCGCCGTTGGTCGTCCATCGCGAGGGCCACCGTGGTGCCCTGGTGGCGCACGGTGGTGGCGTGTACGTAAGTGCGGTCGCTGTAGACCTTGAGCAGGTGCCGTTCGCCGGACAAGGGCAGAACTCTCCTAAGAGAAGGATCATGTGAAGCAGCGAGGAAACCCCCGCTGACCTGCGCCGCTTCCCCGCAGGCGCAGCGATCGCACGATTTGCCGAAGCGACCGGACCGTCAAGGAAGGTATTGCGCCACCGCCGGGAATCAGATCCCCTGCGGCGGGCGAGGCGGACGGTGTGCCGCTGGCCGAGCCCGTCCGGTCCCGGCGGCCCGGCGGGCCGTGGGCCGCCGCCGGCCGTTCGGTTGTCAGGTCGGTTGTCCGGACGCCGCTCGGACGCATTTTCCGCGGACCGAGGCAACGGCCACGCCCCATTTGACGTCTGCATCGGCAGCGCAGCATTCGTCCGCGACGTGCGTCAGCGGGTGCCGCAGTCAGCCTGCCTGGCTCTTGAGGAAGCACGGCGTACGGCAGATATGGTGAGACGACGACTGCGACGACGTGAAAGTGGCAGATCCGGCGGAGGGCAGGCAGTGTCGGACGAGGGGCGGCTCATCGCCGGACGCTATCGGCTCATC is a genomic window containing:
- a CDS encoding terpene synthase family protein: MPQDTVFVLPFSPRVSPDVEAARHRSLAWCRRQNLVTHPVDEQRFLRWDIAGLMATWCPGASRDQLDLTVDAVVVATFLDDHIDSPLADQPDQVDVVCRDFTAVIASHGSSPPHAGPLVTAFAEVWRRLAHGATPDWLERTGQHWRWYIGAYTQEADNRAHRRVPTRAEHFALRRRSGFVYAMLDLSQKAYGFELPHHLYAHPVLRRMLDITADVVDTLNDVHSLEKEESRGDLHNLVLVIEHEQGCDRRTSIREIQRMITSWCEEFRTLERRLTAPGAGQDAEVASRMADAMRTAMSGYLHWSRTCARYSRLVPPGESALVTDLLKEH
- a CDS encoding HAD-IIB family hydrolase, yielding MAERASHADAGVQPAHTNVKVLVTDLDGTLLGGDEDGRRRLRRALERHPEITVVFATGRGLSSVQALLHRDQLVPPPRWIIADVGASVVDATDMSHVDVLEAQLRAAWPGHDRVRAALARRFPQLAYQDGVAQEGRCSYYLPPRHLTEHLTAAVEDLGCSWTYSDGRYFDVLPPQAGKGPAVRQLARKLQWPTTRILVAGDSLNDLSMFGLGTHGVIVGNAEPGLSARVPTTDRVYRPELHGAAAILSALERLGWVRDSAPVVIGYHRPPLHWTRGEWHRPMSPNGILPTLTSALADGSPHASAAIWAAALVQDDRAGVPGGVPAGESAGESARVPTGDPSGMPTGAPEPPTHLPMAFLPVPARRWAGYFHGACKETLWPALMSQPHLIRHTASQWADYEAFNEDFARHLSTHAERGGTVWLHDYNLWLVPGILRSQRPDLHIGLFHHTPFPHPDIFRRLPVAEQLRSSLAQLDWAGFHTASSARHFEDLLADASHPPRTGVHPLGIDRQAVATLARSRPFRPACDDGTLLVLSVERLDYAKAPVQKVRAIATLLEARPELRGRLRFRLICPPPEPGIHAYDTTRAELEDAIGTLNARFAARGWSPIDYHPCSLPFPEVVDHYLAADVFWVTSLADGMNLTAQEYIVAKAATGRSGALILSREAGAAEHFGAAALLTDPHSPQDLVDALSQALDMTPAQREAHTAGLAALLTTPSPAAWARSIIAGIQRARGPHQEASG
- a CDS encoding FAD-dependent oxidoreductase, with product MVRLMTLRPYRPRRRALVVGAGIAGLLTARVLADSFAEVEVLEQDLLPTTPVQRPGVAQGHHVHGLTARGAEVMERLFPGLDGQLAAAGAPGGDFGQIVAFRFPDCWSPRVPTGIPLRTFSRPLLETHLRHRLTALDRIRIRDGIRVTGVTGSPTHVTGVRVRIRTAATTVTPDGPTVPPDGSFRSCSPARRSERETSHCRPPPVRHRCASPRSTSVDGSAKARRSRPHPARTRSIDRSIDQG
- a CDS encoding RICIN domain-containing protein: MGRDGRRAQIPDELELPVLAAPDGSADVETISELDGRIMQLVQDIAAKEGEVAGLARQTADVPEPERLREAYHERSQDLGGWAFRLRFKNARDGKPQYLAVRGDGQGQGSYPPPIRTADQDAKSALWTLQMPPGSSWNGSMLYNVLNLHTGKDMNVSGASRDNDGELIIYQRESGARNSLFGIYDRGDGYSTLVNRNSEKTVCAPDRLDDRVVQYDSATVTESGEGLVAFERVRLHDLGHPDIRDAGKRVEALDAQLLEHLRRPAGLRPARRRPQ
- a CDS encoding MsnO8 family LLM class oxidoreductase, producing MIDVPLSALEVAMVQSGTRAMDTLRDTTAFAQGLDRLDYHRIWYAEHHHSPAIGAFPPVVLIAHAAASTSTIRLGSGGVLAPNHAPLTLAEQFGTLAALHPDRIDLGVGRGPGTFDDATARALRRGAGPTTDAEYHDDVAAILSFLVDEVALGPMPEPWLLASSTAGAALAAELGLPIAVAHHIRPQNTQAVLERYRAGFTPSRWCEQPRVLLCVETACAETEEEAAWHIGPMSVVKAGLLKGMSEIPFPTPEEAAAHPFTEDERQALAGFRAQQAIGTPESVVGRLAQLAGETGADELMLTTPVYDLRHRLRSYELIRQHCEATATR